The proteins below come from a single Chryseobacterium nepalense genomic window:
- a CDS encoding BspA family leucine-rich repeat surface protein gives MKKLLLITICIFFFQITKAQNEFITIWQPGLVSNPSVTVDAPFQANSNQIWFPGNGENYTIEWEEIGYPLHNGIMTNVTSANQVLIDFGTSSGDSSGATYRVKVSNGNGVFRQIKFGTAQLFNAAELVIPIWQMFGSADKITEIEQWGNISWISMNSAFTNCLSLQLTATDSPNLNAVTDVSFMFFGTPQFTGAPSMQNWNTSKVKNFSFMFSCLTSTSTIPHQFNSPFIGNWNTSSATDMSYMLAGRTAFNQSVNNWDVSKVTNMAWMFGQCVSFNQRLDNWNTSSLQDMHFMFHMIPVFNQPLNMWNTSNVTNMAHVFHGCTSFNQNLNSWNVSNVTTINTFLTEASSYNQSFENWTLASVSDASSMIVNTAIDCNNYSKTLVAWANNTNTANNVNLGSTTPAKYASNIVNERDFLINNKNWIISGDSVGSCFLATSEIKTTKAASIYPNPAKDNIHTEHLHGAEKYRIVDASGRLLKEGKIENEIINISTLSKGNYILQIVTKDKVQTHKFIKE, from the coding sequence ATGAAAAAACTATTACTCATTACAATTTGTATTTTTTTCTTTCAGATTACGAAAGCACAGAATGAGTTTATTACTATTTGGCAGCCTGGCCTTGTTTCAAATCCCAGTGTTACTGTAGACGCTCCTTTTCAGGCAAATTCAAATCAAATCTGGTTTCCCGGCAATGGTGAAAATTATACAATTGAGTGGGAAGAAATTGGTTATCCGCTTCACAACGGAATTATGACGAACGTAACCTCTGCCAATCAGGTTTTAATTGATTTCGGAACATCAAGCGGAGATTCTTCCGGTGCCACTTACAGAGTAAAAGTCTCCAATGGAAACGGTGTTTTCAGACAAATAAAATTTGGAACAGCACAATTATTTAATGCTGCAGAATTGGTTATACCAATCTGGCAGATGTTTGGCAGCGCTGATAAAATAACAGAAATAGAGCAATGGGGAAACATCTCATGGATCTCTATGAATTCTGCTTTTACCAATTGTCTATCCCTACAGCTTACTGCAACGGACAGCCCGAACCTTAACGCTGTTACAGATGTATCTTTTATGTTTTTTGGAACTCCGCAATTTACAGGAGCCCCTTCTATGCAAAACTGGAATACTTCTAAAGTTAAGAACTTCAGCTTTATGTTTTCTTGTCTTACAAGCACTTCTACTATTCCTCACCAGTTCAATTCACCTTTTATAGGAAACTGGAATACTTCTTCAGCTACAGATATGAGTTATATGCTGGCCGGAAGAACAGCATTCAATCAAAGTGTAAACAATTGGGACGTTTCAAAAGTTACCAATATGGCCTGGATGTTTGGTCAATGTGTAAGCTTCAATCAGCGATTGGACAATTGGAACACTTCAAGTCTTCAGGATATGCATTTCATGTTTCATATGATTCCTGTATTCAATCAGCCTTTAAATATGTGGAACACATCCAATGTTACAAATATGGCACACGTATTTCATGGCTGTACTTCATTCAATCAAAACTTAAACTCCTGGAATGTAAGTAACGTTACAACGATAAATACTTTTTTAACAGAGGCATCAAGCTATAATCAATCATTCGAAAACTGGACTTTAGCATCAGTGAGCGATGCTTCAAGTATGATTGTAAATACTGCTATTGATTGCAACAATTACAGTAAAACACTTGTAGCCTGGGCAAACAATACCAATACGGCAAACAATGTCAATCTGGGGTCTACAACGCCGGCAAAATACGCCTCCAATATTGTCAATGAAAGAGACTTTCTCATTAATAACAAAAACTGGATTATTTCAGGAGACTCAGTTGGAAGCTGTTTTCTTGCAACTTCTGAAATTAAAACCACAAAAGCAGCTTCAATTTATCCTAATCCCGCGAAAGATAATATCCATACAGAACACTTACATGGCGCTGAAAAATACAGAATTGTTGATGCATCCGGAAGACTACTAAAGGAAGGAAAGATAGAAAATGAAATCATCAACATCAGCACTTTATCAAAAGGAAATTACATTTTACAGATCGTAACAAAAGATAAAGTTCAAACTCATAAATTCATTAAAGAATAA
- a CDS encoding BspA family leucine-rich repeat surface protein: protein MLRYIVTFLCLIFCQTLEAQNEFITIWKPSNQSTTVFSGSGSTVNQIWFPGSGNNFNVSWEEIGFPNHNSSFTVTSADHFLIDFGAPLNPNPGSATYKVKISNGNGNFQAVKFPNEAFISPSLRIPTITSFNGDTKKILEVSQWGNIQWANMEWAFSECTNLDVTATDIPDLSSVNSMVAMFYNCSSLLGNPTFNLWNTSSVNNMSHLFASAGNFNQPIGNWNVSNVTNMDWMFHYLPKFNQPIGNWNTSKVTSMTHMLHICLEFNQDITDWDTSKVTDMRSILEQAFAFNYSLGKWNLSVLSMAARMIASSGIDCTNYGNTLEGWANNPATPSGINLYSVAPLVYSSSASLAARDFLINNKGWLISGDNYIMECEGLLSASENPLKNQISIYPNPATDFIYLKNEKNATGYTIVDASGRIVLQNTLRDHKIDISSLTKGNYVLQFMVKNQLLNFKFIKK from the coding sequence ATGTTAAGATATATCGTAACTTTTTTATGCCTGATTTTTTGTCAAACATTAGAAGCCCAGAATGAGTTTATCACCATCTGGAAACCCAGCAACCAAAGTACTACTGTTTTTTCGGGATCCGGTTCTACGGTTAATCAGATCTGGTTTCCCGGATCTGGAAATAATTTTAATGTATCTTGGGAAGAAATAGGATTTCCTAACCATAACAGTAGCTTTACCGTAACTTCCGCAGATCATTTTCTCATCGATTTCGGAGCTCCTCTTAATCCAAACCCGGGTAGTGCCACTTATAAAGTTAAAATAAGCAATGGCAACGGAAATTTCCAGGCTGTAAAATTCCCTAATGAGGCATTCATTTCTCCAAGCCTTCGTATCCCCACCATTACTTCTTTCAATGGAGATACAAAAAAAATATTAGAAGTTTCGCAATGGGGAAATATCCAGTGGGCCAATATGGAATGGGCATTTTCAGAGTGTACAAATCTTGATGTAACAGCAACCGACATTCCGGATTTATCCTCTGTAAACAGCATGGTAGCCATGTTCTACAATTGCTCATCCCTTCTCGGAAATCCTACGTTCAATCTTTGGAACACCTCTTCCGTAAACAATATGAGCCACTTATTTGCCAGCGCAGGAAATTTCAACCAGCCAATTGGAAACTGGAATGTTTCGAATGTAACCAATATGGACTGGATGTTCCACTATCTCCCTAAATTTAATCAGCCTATCGGAAACTGGAATACTTCAAAGGTTACCAGCATGACGCATATGCTTCATATTTGTCTGGAATTCAACCAGGATATTACGGATTGGGATACTTCAAAAGTTACGGATATGAGATCTATATTAGAACAGGCCTTTGCCTTTAACTATAGCTTGGGAAAATGGAATTTAAGCGTACTCTCCATGGCTGCAAGAATGATTGCCAGTTCGGGAATAGATTGTACCAACTACGGAAATACTCTGGAAGGATGGGCCAATAACCCTGCTACTCCTTCGGGAATTAATTTATACAGTGTGGCGCCGCTTGTGTACAGTTCATCGGCATCTTTGGCCGCCAGGGATTTTTTAATAAATAATAAAGGTTGGTTAATATCAGGAGATAATTATATCATGGAATGCGAAGGTTTGCTATCTGCTTCAGAAAATCCTTTAAAAAATCAGATCAGTATTTATCCGAATCCTGCAACAGATTTTATTTATCTTAAAAATGAAAAAAATGCTACAGGATATACCATTGTGGATGCATCAGGAAGAATCGTTCTTCAGAATACTTTGCGTGATCATAAAATAGATATCAGCTCTCTGACAAAGGGAAATTATGTTTTACAATTCATGGTAAAAAATCAACTTTTGAATTTCAAATTCATTAAAAAATAA
- a CDS encoding BspA family leucine-rich repeat surface protein: MLKKLSFLILLISLAQFLKAQNEFITVWKPSNIQTSALQTGVVSTDTQIFFPMRGTNFDVAWEEIGYPSHNGNLTSLSSNLDILIDFGMPLNPNPANATYRLKVTGSYSNIRFADTDLFPQTPAVVGDTQKIISVEQWGNNQWTTMKEAFTVCSNLDVPATDIPDLSNVNSMAKMFSQCFNLLLNPTINNWNISHVTDISNAFFACYIFNRCVENWDTSNVTKMEGTFGFCNLFNQPLANWDTSKVTTTSSMFQHATNFNQPIGNWDMSKNTDMEFMFLWLTPSTSLSETGILPM, from the coding sequence ATGCTGAAAAAACTATCTTTTTTAATTCTTTTGATAAGTTTAGCCCAATTCCTAAAGGCTCAGAATGAATTTATTACGGTATGGAAGCCGTCTAATATCCAGACTTCTGCTTTACAAACCGGAGTTGTTTCTACAGATACTCAGATTTTCTTTCCAATGAGAGGAACTAATTTCGATGTTGCATGGGAAGAAATCGGATATCCGTCTCATAATGGAAACTTAACCAGCCTTTCTTCGAATCTTGATATCCTGATCGACTTCGGAATGCCATTAAATCCTAATCCGGCTAATGCAACCTACAGATTAAAGGTAACGGGAAGCTACAGCAATATCAGATTTGCCGATACAGATTTATTTCCTCAGACACCTGCAGTTGTAGGCGACACTCAAAAAATCATTAGTGTAGAACAGTGGGGAAATAATCAATGGACAACAATGAAGGAAGCCTTTACTGTATGCAGCAACCTGGATGTTCCGGCAACTGACATCCCGGATTTGTCGAATGTTAACAGTATGGCTAAAATGTTTTCTCAATGTTTTAATTTACTGTTAAATCCAACCATCAATAACTGGAATATCTCTCATGTTACAGATATTTCAAATGCATTTTTCGCCTGTTATATATTCAACCGCTGCGTTGAAAACTGGGATACTTCCAATGTCACCAAAATGGAAGGTACTTTTGGGTTTTGCAATCTTTTCAATCAGCCTCTTGCAAACTGGGATACCTCTAAAGTAACAACCACATCAAGCATGTTTCAGCATGCAACAAACTTCAATCAGCCAATCGGAAACTGGGATATGTCAAAAAATACGGATATGGAATTTATGTTTTTATGGCTGACTCCTTCAACCAGCCTATCGGAAACTGGGATACTTCCAATGTAA
- a CDS encoding BspA family leucine-rich repeat surface protein — protein MADSFNQPIGNWDTSNVITCHFMFFSAINFNQDIGNWDMGKIIRTESMFQNATSFNQDLGNWNLQALVMASSMLNNSGLNCVNYSKTLKGWGMNNNTANNVNIGSVAPLSYSSDIISYRSALIAKGWQITGDNLGECRILATSEASLNNTFSIYPNPTKDIIYLKNIKGIKCIIFDASGRIVLRQELNDNKIDVKYLATGNYTIQIITKDKRHHFKFIKQ, from the coding sequence ATGGCTGACTCCTTCAACCAGCCTATCGGAAACTGGGATACTTCCAATGTAATTACCTGTCATTTCATGTTCTTTAGTGCAATAAATTTTAATCAGGACATCGGAAACTGGGATATGGGCAAGATAATACGTACGGAATCGATGTTTCAAAATGCAACCAGCTTTAACCAGGATCTTGGAAACTGGAACCTTCAGGCTTTGGTGATGGCATCTTCCATGCTTAACAATTCCGGTTTAAACTGTGTCAATTACAGCAAGACATTAAAAGGCTGGGGAATGAACAACAACACGGCAAATAATGTAAATATAGGCTCTGTTGCACCTCTGTCCTACTCTTCAGATATAATTAGTTATAGAAGCGCTCTTATTGCCAAAGGATGGCAAATTACCGGAGATAATCTCGGAGAATGCAGAATTCTGGCAACTTCAGAAGCATCTCTTAACAATACTTTTTCTATTTATCCGAATCCGACAAAAGATATTATTTACCTTAAGAATATCAAAGGGATTAAGTGTATCATTTTCGATGCATCAGGAAGAATTGTTCTCCGGCAAGAGTTAAATGACAATAAAATTGATGTTAAATATTTAGCAACAGGAAATTACACAATACAAATTATCACTAAAGATAAAAGGCATCATTTCAAATTTATCAAGCAATAA
- the purE gene encoding 5-(carboxyamino)imidazole ribonucleotide mutase produces MVGIIMGSQSDLPIMEQAANFLKSLDIPYELTVVSAHRTPERMFDYAKTARERGLKVIVAGAGGAAHLPGMVASCTTLPVIGVPILSSNSIDGWDSVLSILQMPGGIPVATVALNGALNAGILAAKIIAASDHLVAENLQKYQDALKDKVLGTVDDIKAKHPNHFDQ; encoded by the coding sequence ATGGTAGGAATTATTATGGGAAGTCAGAGCGACTTGCCGATCATGGAACAGGCTGCAAATTTTTTAAAATCTTTGGATATTCCGTATGAGCTGACGGTAGTTTCCGCACACAGAACGCCGGAAAGGATGTTCGATTATGCTAAAACAGCCAGGGAAAGAGGCCTGAAAGTAATTGTAGCCGGAGCAGGCGGAGCAGCACATCTTCCGGGAATGGTTGCAAGCTGTACAACATTACCCGTGATTGGAGTTCCTATTTTATCAAGTAATTCTATCGATGGATGGGATTCTGTCTTGTCAATTCTTCAGATGCCCGGAGGAATTCCTGTGGCAACTGTTGCTTTGAATGGTGCTTTGAACGCAGGAATCTTAGCAGCAAAAATTATTGCGGCTTCAGACCATCTGGTGGCTGAAAATCTTCAGAAATATCAGGACGCACTTAAAGATAAAGTTTTGGGAACAGTTGATGATATTAAAGCAAAGCATCCTAATCATTTTGACCAGTAA
- a CDS encoding DMT family transporter: MKDYKLTLAILTVAIVWGTTFLSIRVAVETIPAWFVAGIRQFLASIIMLMIILYRRQFQWIGWKNLGYQLVFSSLMLIVANGLTTVAEETLTSSLTSLISATSPIIVFLGSVALGLQKFTFRALIGVSLCFGGITFIFWDGIHDLAIPEYRFGIFLLFCGILGWASGTIFTKKMNIQSKNISLNLFYQFAFAGIIQIIFAFLFTKDYNFGNWSLKSVSAMLYLSLFGSVAAFFAYHYALTRVSPVQVSILAYVNTIISIFLSWLLLKEDISAKFIIAAGLIILGVFVINYNREMFKRHKLVK; encoded by the coding sequence TTGAAAGATTATAAACTTACGCTCGCAATCCTGACTGTTGCTATTGTCTGGGGAACTACTTTTTTATCCATCCGGGTTGCTGTTGAAACTATCCCTGCCTGGTTTGTAGCGGGAATCCGTCAGTTTCTGGCTTCCATCATCATGCTTATGATCATTTTATACAGAAGACAATTTCAGTGGATCGGCTGGAAAAATCTGGGCTATCAGCTTGTTTTTTCATCATTGATGCTGATTGTTGCCAACGGATTAACAACGGTTGCAGAAGAAACACTTACCAGCAGCCTTACATCTTTAATCAGTGCAACATCACCCATTATTGTATTTCTTGGAAGCGTGGCACTAGGTTTACAGAAGTTTACTTTCAGAGCACTTATCGGCGTATCATTATGTTTCGGAGGAATAACATTTATTTTCTGGGACGGCATCCATGATCTTGCGATTCCGGAGTATAGATTTGGGATTTTCCTTCTGTTTTGTGGTATTCTGGGTTGGGCCTCCGGAACTATTTTCACAAAAAAGATGAATATTCAGAGTAAAAATATTTCATTAAACCTTTTCTACCAGTTTGCTTTTGCCGGAATTATTCAGATCATCTTCGCATTTTTATTCACCAAAGATTATAACTTCGGGAACTGGTCGCTGAAAAGTGTTTCGGCCATGTTATATTTATCCCTGTTCGGTTCCGTAGCAGCTTTTTTTGCTTATCATTATGCCTTAACAAGAGTTTCACCGGTTCAGGTTTCCATTCTGGCATATGTGAATACTATTATTTCCATATTCTTAAGCTGGTTGCTTCTTAAAGAAGACATTTCTGCTAAATTTATCATTGCTGCAGGTCTGATCATCCTTGGAGTGTTCGTCATCAATTACAACCGGGAAATGTTTAAAAGGCACAAATTGGTTAAATAA
- a CDS encoding cation:proton antiporter — MNLLSIHNLSFPIEDPVLKFLLVLIIILAAPLLLNKIKVPHLLGLIIAGAVIGPNGFNILARDSSIVVTGTTGLLYIMFLAGLEIDMGDFKKNKWKSLTFGIYTFTVPFVLGYLGAFYILGFSMLTSILFASLFSSHTLIAYPLVSKLGIAKNPAVNITVGGTMITDILALLVLAVIVGMSQGEVGTEFWVKLSVSFIIFGLIVLFVFPIIGRWFFKKVDDKISQYIFVLVMIYLAALLAELAGVEAIIGAFFAGLALNRLIPHTSSLMNRVEFVGNAIFIPFFLISVGMLIDFKVFFKSWETLEVAGIMLVASIGGKYLSAVATQKTFRLSGEEGKLIFGLSSASAAATLASVMVGYNIILSETETGEPVRLLNEHVLNGSILLILISCTISSFISMSSAQKIAEQDNEDTVSGKNHEEENILLALNYEATVERMVNLGIMIKAHSNTEDLFALNVINEDKNESSVKNAEKLLHQAADTAAASDVKMQTLKRYDNDVVNGINNVIKEQNITDLIIGLEDEKGFSPAFVYNLYNGYLQNDDVNVLVYHAAQPLSTIKKYAVMIPENAHKEAGFFHALLRVWNIARNSGATVVFYAAENILNILQRILKKANIEAEFIIMKTWKDGEETASQLKEDEALILFMAKRGMHSYIPRMRLIPELLNKNLPDKNYLLIFPYSEFNENNSEKRSVGNHDDFMEIGNIIKKIFK, encoded by the coding sequence ATGAACTTACTGAGCATACATAATCTGAGTTTCCCCATCGAAGATCCGGTGCTGAAGTTTCTTCTTGTGCTGATTATCATTCTGGCAGCTCCCCTTCTTCTGAATAAAATAAAAGTCCCGCATCTTCTGGGCCTCATTATTGCCGGCGCCGTAATCGGCCCGAATGGTTTCAATATTCTGGCAAGAGACAGCAGCATTGTGGTTACCGGAACTACCGGACTTTTATACATTATGTTTCTGGCAGGCCTGGAAATTGATATGGGAGATTTCAAAAAAAACAAGTGGAAAAGCCTTACATTCGGCATTTATACCTTTACGGTTCCTTTTGTATTAGGATATTTAGGTGCTTTCTATATTCTTGGTTTTTCCATGCTCACCTCAATACTTTTTGCCAGCTTGTTTTCATCACATACACTTATTGCCTATCCTCTAGTGAGCAAACTGGGAATTGCAAAAAATCCTGCTGTAAACATTACCGTTGGCGGGACCATGATTACAGATATTCTTGCCTTATTGGTCCTTGCTGTTATCGTTGGCATGTCGCAGGGTGAGGTAGGAACTGAATTCTGGGTAAAACTTTCGGTTTCATTTATTATTTTCGGACTGATTGTATTGTTTGTTTTCCCAATAATCGGACGATGGTTTTTCAAAAAGGTTGATGATAAAATTTCACAGTATATTTTTGTACTGGTTATGATATATCTTGCAGCCTTACTTGCTGAATTAGCAGGTGTTGAAGCCATTATCGGTGCTTTTTTTGCAGGTCTAGCCTTAAACAGATTAATCCCGCACACTTCTTCTCTTATGAACCGAGTAGAATTTGTAGGAAATGCCATTTTTATTCCTTTCTTTTTGATAAGTGTAGGTATGCTGATTGATTTTAAAGTCTTTTTTAAAAGTTGGGAAACGCTGGAAGTTGCAGGAATTATGCTCGTTGCATCCATAGGTGGAAAATATCTTTCGGCAGTTGCTACCCAAAAAACTTTCAGACTTTCCGGTGAAGAAGGGAAACTCATTTTTGGTTTAAGCTCAGCCTCCGCAGCGGCAACATTAGCTTCTGTTATGGTGGGATATAATATTATTCTCTCCGAAACTGAAACCGGTGAACCTGTTCGTTTACTCAATGAACATGTTTTGAACGGAAGTATTCTGCTGATTCTTATTTCCTGTACGATCTCTTCCTTTATCTCTATGTCGAGTGCACAAAAAATTGCCGAGCAAGACAATGAGGATACGGTTTCCGGTAAAAATCATGAAGAAGAAAATATTCTTTTGGCTTTAAATTACGAAGCAACGGTGGAAAGAATGGTAAACTTGGGCATCATGATCAAAGCACACTCCAATACAGAAGATTTATTTGCTTTAAATGTCATTAATGAAGATAAAAATGAATCTTCGGTAAAGAATGCAGAAAAGCTTCTTCACCAGGCGGCAGATACGGCAGCGGCTTCAGACGTGAAAATGCAGACACTAAAGAGATATGATAATGATGTGGTAAACGGAATTAATAATGTCATTAAGGAACAGAATATCACGGATCTTATTATCGGGTTGGAGGATGAAAAAGGCTTCTCCCCTGCTTTTGTGTATAACCTTTATAATGGCTATCTTCAAAACGACGATGTCAATGTGCTTGTTTACCACGCGGCACAACCTTTGTCAACCATTAAGAAATACGCCGTAATGATTCCTGAAAATGCCCACAAGGAAGCCGGCTTTTTCCATGCACTTTTAAGAGTCTGGAATATTGCCAGAAATTCAGGGGCAACTGTTGTTTTTTATGCTGCCGAAAATATTCTGAACATCCTCCAGAGAATTCTTAAAAAAGCTAATATTGAGGCCGAATTTATCATTATGAAAACCTGGAAAGACGGCGAAGAAACCGCTTCACAGCTGAAGGAAGATGAGGCATTAATACTTTTTATGGCAAAACGCGGAATGCATTCTTATATTCCGAGAATGAGATTAATTCCGGAGCTGCTGAACAAAAACCTGCCGGATAAAAATTATTTGCTGATTTTCCCTTATTCCGAATTTAATGAAAATAACTCTGAAAAAAGATCGGTAGGGAATCATGATGATTTTATGGAAATCGGGAATATTATTAAAAAGATTTTTAAGTAG
- a CDS encoding 5-(carboxyamino)imidazole ribonucleotide synthase: MKIGILGGGQLGRMLIQEALKYDDEFYTLDPAPDAPCHNISYFTQGNFNDYETVLNFGKDKDVVTIEIEHVNADALSELENQGIKVVPNSNIIKTIQQKILQKQFYKAHDIPSPEFEVMDGSSDEIKMPLPFVQKMNTGGYDGKGVQVIRTAEDMKNLWTQDSVIEKLVDIDKELSVIVARNENGETKTFPVTEMVADPKLNLLDFNICPVVLSDDIEEQINFITEKFLNAINSPGLFAIELFLDKEGKVWVNETAPRLHNSGHQSQEGNANSQFEQMYRVVKNLPLADTDAIIYSGMLNLVGAEGYSGKVIYEGMEEVLRLPETYIHLYGKTETKPGRKMGHINVLAESREELMEKLVMVKGMVRVIAE; the protein is encoded by the coding sequence ATGAAAATAGGAATTTTAGGTGGCGGACAGCTTGGAAGAATGCTGATTCAGGAAGCGTTAAAATACGACGATGAATTTTATACACTTGATCCGGCTCCCGATGCGCCATGCCACAATATTTCTTACTTTACACAAGGGAATTTCAACGATTACGAAACGGTTCTGAATTTTGGTAAGGATAAAGACGTGGTGACTATTGAAATCGAGCATGTGAATGCAGATGCACTGTCCGAACTGGAAAACCAGGGAATAAAAGTAGTTCCAAATTCCAATATCATTAAAACCATTCAGCAGAAAATTCTTCAGAAACAATTCTATAAAGCCCACGATATTCCGAGCCCGGAATTTGAAGTGATGGACGGAAGTTCCGACGAAATAAAAATGCCGCTGCCTTTCGTACAGAAAATGAATACAGGCGGCTACGACGGGAAGGGAGTACAGGTAATCCGCACTGCAGAAGATATGAAAAATCTGTGGACACAGGATTCAGTAATTGAAAAGCTGGTGGATATCGATAAAGAACTTTCCGTTATTGTAGCCAGAAATGAAAACGGCGAAACCAAAACTTTTCCTGTAACGGAAATGGTGGCAGATCCCAAACTGAATCTTCTTGATTTCAATATTTGTCCTGTTGTTTTATCAGATGATATTGAAGAGCAGATCAATTTCATCACAGAAAAATTTTTAAATGCCATCAATTCTCCGGGGCTTTTCGCTATTGAGTTATTTTTGGATAAAGAAGGAAAAGTATGGGTAAATGAAACGGCTCCCAGATTACATAATTCGGGTCATCAAAGCCAGGAAGGAAATGCCAATTCGCAGTTTGAGCAAATGTATCGTGTTGTGAAAAATTTGCCTTTGGCAGATACCGACGCCATCATCTACAGCGGAATGCTGAATCTTGTTGGTGCGGAAGGTTATTCCGGAAAAGTAATCTATGAAGGAATGGAAGAAGTCTTGAGATTGCCTGAAACCTATATTCATCTGTACGGAAAAACCGAAACCAAACCCGGAAGAAAAATGGGACATATCAATGTTCTGGCAGAGTCCCGAGAAGAGCTGATGGAAAAGCTGGTAATGGTAAAAGGAATGGTAAGGGTGATTGCAGAATAA
- a CDS encoding DUF1543 domain-containing protein, producing MKLFYVILGATPPGRNIEQHDVFFGIAENLKDLVEDMKAFWKEAKGKIHIDCYQEVKFVDGYEVKIVERGQETSEEQLYFINLGGYKRGFFEEFHEQHLVVGTSMAEAVKRAKATEFYKTMGFKGATSHIDEKLGVDIDDIFPVKEILPSEMKQKYAISLVRSDAENQENFVSLGYLKIDKVQ from the coding sequence ATGAAACTTTTTTATGTCATTCTCGGAGCGACACCACCCGGAAGAAATATTGAGCAGCACGATGTGTTTTTCGGAATCGCAGAGAACCTGAAAGATCTTGTGGAAGATATGAAAGCTTTCTGGAAAGAAGCAAAAGGGAAAATTCATATCGACTGTTATCAGGAAGTGAAATTTGTAGACGGATATGAAGTGAAGATTGTTGAAAGAGGGCAGGAAACTTCCGAAGAGCAGCTCTATTTCATCAATCTCGGAGGCTACAAAAGAGGATTTTTTGAAGAGTTTCATGAGCAGCATCTTGTAGTGGGAACGTCAATGGCAGAAGCTGTAAAAAGAGCAAAAGCAACGGAGTTTTACAAAACTATGGGTTTCAAAGGAGCAACCAGCCATATTGATGAAAAACTCGGGGTGGATATCGATGATATTTTCCCGGTAAAAGAAATTCTTCCTTCGGAAATGAAGCAGAAATATGCAATTTCCCTGGTAAGATCAGATGCTGAAAATCAGGAAAATTTCGTAAGTCTGGGCTATCTGAAGATCGATAAAGTCCAGTAA
- a CDS encoding sulfite exporter TauE/SafE family protein, with translation MSEIIILFLGAISAGLLGSLTGLGGGVIIIPLLTLGFGVPMHYAIGASLISVIGTSSGAAVAFVKEGFTNMRIGMFLEIATTAGAIVGALVSGMLNPNTIGIIFASILLLTVILNLKGKPDHQEPVIKGSLEEKLKLYGTFPDKGILKSYSARNTVPGFFMMMFAGAMSGLLGIGSGALKVLAMDNMMKLPFKVSTTTSNFMIGVTAVASALIYFQRGEIVPVIVAPVLIGVVVGSFIGSKTLMVSKTKKLKVFFAIVITILSVYMMYNGINKSFR, from the coding sequence ATGTCAGAAATCATTATTCTCTTCCTTGGAGCAATTTCGGCAGGACTTCTTGGGTCACTGACCGGCTTGGGAGGAGGAGTTATTATTATTCCTTTGTTAACACTGGGTTTTGGTGTTCCTATGCATTATGCTATCGGTGCTTCTCTTATTTCTGTGATCGGAACTTCCTCCGGTGCTGCAGTTGCTTTTGTGAAAGAAGGTTTCACCAATATGCGGATCGGGATGTTTCTGGAAATTGCCACAACTGCAGGAGCAATCGTTGGAGCACTGGTTTCCGGAATGCTGAATCCCAATACCATCGGAATCATTTTCGCAAGCATCCTTCTTTTAACGGTTATTTTAAATTTAAAAGGCAAGCCTGACCATCAGGAACCCGTAATTAAGGGAAGCCTTGAAGAAAAACTGAAACTGTACGGAACGTTTCCTGATAAAGGTATTTTGAAAAGCTATTCTGCAAGAAATACGGTTCCGGGATTTTTTATGATGATGTTTGCCGGTGCTATGTCCGGACTTTTAGGAATCGGATCCGGTGCTTTGAAAGTTCTGGCGATGGATAATATGATGAAACTGCCTTTTAAAGTTTCAACCACCACAAGTAATTTTATGATTGGTGTGACTGCGGTGGCAAGTGCACTGATTTATTTCCAGAGAGGAGAAATTGTTCCTGTGATTGTAGCTCCGGTTTTGATCGGGGTTGTGGTAGGCAGCTTTATCGGTTCTAAAACACTGATGGTTTCAAAAACAAAAAAGTTAAAGGTATTTTTTGCGATTGTGATTACAATCCTTTCTGTATATATGATGTATAACGGTATCAATAAAAGCTTCAGATAA